Proteins co-encoded in one Setaria viridis chromosome 9, Setaria_viridis_v4.0, whole genome shotgun sequence genomic window:
- the LOC117837933 gene encoding uncharacterized protein: protein MKLKNSTVENFKENNMIFTSEGKFHAKKVQDDYGAMSNQPAVAQTRCKWIIGDVTEVLDRNTWKLGKILKMLKNNHFVIRLADCIQLKEFHISSLRIPHTVEAPQSKPFPAADKATGRGKRQPADCVLPRSRAVQQMASGAKKRKAAADASHHPSRRAHPRKVAAASMADSYLHSSSQAIEDAECSVASCSVNDPCHPDNGGISKRRRPGAGCLPDDAMSACPCSPGAPEEEHEGAVDVHGLELAAYRSTMRALYASGPLTWEQEALLTNLRLSLNISNEEHLLQLRRLMSS, encoded by the exons ATGAAGCTGAAAAATAGCACAGTGGAGAATTTTAAGGAGAACAACATGATTTTCACTTCTGAAGGAAAATTCCATGCTAAAAAAGTGCAAGACGATTATGGTGCAATGTCAAACCAACCAGCTGTTGCTCAGACAAGATGCAAATGGATTATTGGAGATGTAACTGAGGTCTTGGATCGCAACACATGGAAGCTTGGCAAGATCTTAAAGATGCTAAAGAACAATCACTTTGTTATCAGGCTTGCTGATTGCATCCAACTGAAAGAGTTCCATATATCTAGCTTGAGAATTCCACATACTGTTGAAGCTCCACAGAGCAAGCCCTTTCCTGCAGCAGATAAG GCCACCGGACGCGGCAAGCGCCAACCTGCTGATTGCGTCTTGCCTCGCTCAAGAGCAGTGCAGCAAATGGCGAGCGGTGCCAAGAAGAGGAAAGCAGCCGCAGACGCCTCTCACCATCCGAGCAGAAGAGCACACCCCCGGAAGGTCGCCGCAGCTTCCATGGCCGACAGCTACCTGCACAGCTCCTCGCAGGCCATAGAGGACGCCGAATGTTCAGTGGCTAGCTGCAGCGTCAACGATCCATGCCACCCGGACAATGGCGGCATCagcaagcgccgccgccctggCGCGGGGTGCCTCCCTGACGACGCCATGTCCGCGTGCCCGTGCTCGCCGGGGGCTccggaggaggagcacgagggcGCGGTGGACGTGCACGGGCTAGAGCTGGCGGCGTACCGGTCGACGATGCGGGCGCTGTACGCGTCGGGGCCCCTGACGTGGGAGCAGGAGGCGCTGCTCACGAACCTGCGCCTGTCGCTCAACATCTCCAACGAGGAGCACCTGCTCCAGCTCCGGCGACTCATGTCATCGTGA
- the LOC117837935 gene encoding uncharacterized protein, with protein sequence MSVSLVTASVLPPCRAFRAAASLSACALRPRAHRPSPPSAWRAGVRCLAATPPPPEVPGQTPAEVPGTDRPPQEVPSIDTPPEFDAPPGVDVPMPGAPGPGPELPGPAMPSPPVPEIPTVPPNPDVPPPQPPEVEPPRPPPEVDPPRPPPEVAPPQPPGASTVLPPLV encoded by the coding sequence ATGTCGGTGAGCCTCGTGACGGCGTCGGTGCTGCCTCCGTGCCGTGCCTTCCGCGCCGCGGCGTCGTTGTCGGCGTGCGCCTTGCGTCCGCGCGCGCACCGGCCGTCGCCTCCCTCCGCCTGGCGCGCCGGCGTGCGCTGCCTCGCCgccacgcccccgccgccggaggtCCCGGGCCAGACGCCGGCCGAGGTGCCTGGGACGGACCGCCCGCCGCAGGAGGTGCCGAGCATCGACACGCCGCCGGAGTTCGACGCGCCCCCGGGCGTGGACGTGCCGATGCCCGGCGCGCCGGGGCCCGGCCCGGAGCTGCCGGGCCCCGcgatgccgtcgccgccggtgccggagatCCCGACCGTGCCGCCCAACCCCGAcgtcccgccgccgcagccgccggaggTGGAGCCGCCGAGGCCACCGCCCGAGGTCGACCCGCCCAGGCCGCCGCCCGAggtcgcgccgccgcagccgccgggcGCCTCGACGGTGCTGCCTCCCTTGGTGTAG